ACCTGTTTAGACCTATTCACAACGATGAGCGTCTGTACATACCGCATCTTGACTCAGTTTTTCCTTCTCGGTCACATCGCGCAACGCATTCGCAAATACTTCGGGAGGCTGCGCGCCTGACACGGCATAGGTATCATTGATGACGAAAAAAGGCACACCCGTCATGCCAATTGCTTTGGCATCCTCTTGGTCCTTGTTCACCTCAGCTTTAAACGAATGTCCTGCTAGCATGTCCCTCACGGCGTTTTTGTCGAGGCCGGCCTGTTCGCCAATCGACGCCAGCACAGAAAGATCGCCCACATGCTTGCCTTCCACGAAATAGGCGCACAGTAATGCTTCAATCACATCGTTCATCTTGCCTTGTTGCTTTGCGAAATGACTCAACCGATGGGCGTCCATCGTATTTGTGAGCACCACATTGTCCAAATCAAAGCGAAGCCCTGCTTGCTTTGCCGTTTGCGTCACGTTTTGATTCATTTCCTTCGCTTGCGCCAGCGGCATGCCATATTTTTTGACGAGCATGTCGTGTACGCTGTCCTTTGTCGTCACAGGGGCTGATGGATCAAGCTGAAAGCTTCGGAAATTCACCTCTATGTCTTGTTCACCCTCCAGCATCTGCACGCCACGTTCAAAATTCCGTTTTCCGATATAGCAAAATGGACAAGCAACGTCCGACCAAATATCAACTTTTACCATTTTCATTTTCCTCTCTTGGGAGACAATTTCATACTTTTAAACTGTTAAGGGGTTGCCCATTCATATCCTTAAGCATAGCAAATGTCCACTTTTCTCAACTATAGCTTAGTAAACGACATGAGCATAGCACAAACTAGTGCCCCATCAGGTAACGTAGATCTTATTTTATTCAGGATGAGTTATGGTTCTTGTTTTCGCACAAGTTAACAGTTGGAAAACATTTTCTCTAGGCAAACGGCTATACGTTCGCTTTCACCCTGAAGGGCACAAGTGCATCATCGACTCGAAAAGACCTCGTCATGACTTCTTAGTCGTGGAGTCTCGCTAGTCGTCGCTTTTGGTTATGATAAAGGGCGAATGAAATGAGAAAGATCTTTTTTGGTTTCATTTTCAAAAGTTACCAAACGACATTCGTGTAAAAGGCACCATGTGATCTAACTCGAAACATTGCACTTCCTTGCCTTATTTGGTCGCAACACGGCTTTTTACCCCCTATACGAGACCGCGCCACAATAAAACAATGTACGCAGAAACAAACATCAGCGTAGGCAACAGACGTAGACTCTAGTGGGATCAGCGCGAGCTGAAGATCCCCTCGGAAAGCCTGCTTTCCGAGGAAGCTGAAGCCGTGCCCCACAGAAAGCGAAGTTTGTTGACCGAGCCGTCGTCATTCCCGCGCACCCTAGCGCATCTTCAACTTGAAAAGACCTCGTCGTGTTTTCTTTGCTGCTGGAGTCTCACTAGTGACCGCTTTTGGTTATTGTAAAGAACGAATGAAATGAGACCGACCTTTTATAGGTTCACTTCATTCCTTCATCAAACGACATTCGTGTAAAAGGCACCAAGTGATCTCTTGAAACATTGCACGTACTTGCCTGATTTGGTTGCCACACGGCTTTTACCCTCTATACGAGACCGAGCCCACAATAAAACAATGTGCGCAGAAACAAACATCAGCGTAGTCAACATGCGTAGACTCTAGTGGGATCAGCGCGAGCTGAAGATCCCCTCGGAAAGCCTGCTTTCCGAAGAAGCTGAAGCCGTGCCCCACAGAAAGCGAAGTTTGTTGACGGAGCGATCCATAAAGACCTCGTCATGTTTTCTTTACTGCTAGATTCTCACTAGTTGCAGCTTTTGGTGATTGGAAAGAACGAATGAAATGAGATGGACCTTGTTGGTTCAATTCCGACCATAACCAACGAAGGTAGTGGAAAGGGCACTAGAGAGAACATCTTTCTAGACGTATCATGAAATGTATTGTGTATTTATAACATCTGTTATACACTATATATAACAGATATAAAAAAGAAGGTGAAATGATTGTTCCTCAACATTGATTTAAACTCAGACGTTGCCATCTACACGCAAATGAAGCAGCAAATCATCGAAGGCATTGCTCGAAAAGAATTGGCCCCAGGAGCTCCTCTGCCGTCTGTTCGAAGCTTAGCCTCTGATTTAGGCATTAATCTGCATACAGTGAACAAAGCTTATCAACAGCTGAAGCAAGAAGGGTTTATCCTAATTCATCGCCAAAAAGGGGTAGTCGTTCATCCGGAGGGGGTCACTCCTGCCGATTCAGTTTACAAGGAGCTCCTTCACGAGCAGTTGCGTCCACTTATGGCAGAGGCGATCTGTAGGCAGATGACTGAGGATGATATTCAACAGCTTGTTCGACTCACATACAATACAATACATTCAGCAGGGGAGGAGTGAAGGTGATGGAATTTTTTATGCTTATCGTCCTGTTGCCTTTATGTGCATCTGTCATTATGATGCCGTATTTGACAAGAAAAACGATTAGCTTTGGCATTTCCATTCCTGAAGAGGCTTTTCAGGAAGAGGAGATCACGGGGGTAAGGAAACGGTACATCAAATGGACGGGCCTGACATCTATTCTCCTCATACTAGGGATGATGCTACTAGTAAAGGACGTTACCGACGCTGACACAGGTCGCATTATCGCTCTTTCGATGCTTCCACTCCTGTTTTTTATAGTCGCTTTTTGGGTGTATCTTAAAGCACATCACAAAATGAAGGCTTTAAAAGAATCGAAAGCATGGCATGCACAGCAGCGGCAATATGCAACGGCTCATTTGACGTCTGCTGCTGAAAGAAAAGCGGTGTACAGTAATGCTTGGTTTGTTATTCCAGCGTTGGTTGCCATGCTGTCCTTTGTACTTACGTTTTTAAACTACAACCAGATGCCGAATCCATTGCCGATGAAATATGACTTTGCCGGCAATGTGACAGTGTGGGAAGAAAAAACGTATAAAATCGTTTATTTGTTGCCGATCATTCAAGTGTATATGATCGCACTTTTTGTCTTCATCAACAGCATGATCGATCGTGCGAAACAGCAGATTGATCCAGCTCACCGTAAGCGTTCATTAAAACAACAACAGTCGTTCCGCGCCTATTGGTCACTTTTTCTTTTAATCACATGCGTTCTCATTGTTGGACTGTTTTTCTTTTTGCAGCTGACGTACCTTATAGAGGTCCCGAGCACTTTGATCACGATTGTTCCTATAGGGATAAGTACCGTCATCATCATCGGAGCAATCGTACTATCTCTTATCACGGGGCAGGGTGGAAGCAGGCTTCGAGTTCCTGACTCAGACCAGGGGATCGGTGTACAGCGAGACGATGACCGCTATTGGAAGCTTGGGTTATTTTATATCAACCGTCATGATCCCGCGCTTTTTTTGGAGAAACGTATGGGCGTTGGCTGGACAGTGAACCTTGGCCGTCCGACAGTATGGATTGTTTTGGCGATCATACTGGGGAGCTCGCTAGCCCTTAGTCTCTGGACAATGTGGTAAGAATAACGAAGCTGTTTGTTCGTTTTTGATGTATGATCATAAGACAATATCATTTATAGAAGGGGTTATCCCATGACAACATTACAGACATTCATTCCGATTATTGACAACATGATGCAAAAAAATGTGCTAGCCACCGGCAAGGAGCATGTGGTGGTTTTGGCCGATTTGGACAAGGAGGACATTGGCAGGCTAATGTTTGATGCACTTTGCCAGCTTGGGTATGCTTGTGACTTTGCCGTGATGCAAACAAGAGAACGTTCTGGTGAGGAGCCCCCAGCAACGATTGCGGCGTTAATGAAAGCAAGCGATATTTGTTTTTGTGTGTGCGAGCATTCACTAACGCACACAGAAGCAAGAAAAGCAGCGAGTACAGCAGGCACCAAAGTCGTGACGATGCCAGGAATTACGATGGACATGTTCACAGAAGGTGCGATGAAAGCCGATTATACGAAGGTGAAAAAACTGACAGCCCATTTTACAGAGCAATTGCACAGACATGAACGAATTACGATAAAAACGGGTCCGGACAAAGATCATCTGCTGACCCTCAACATTGCCGATCGTCAAGGAATTCCATCCGCTGGCGTTTTTGAAGGCAGAGGACATTCTGGAAACCTGCCTTCTGGCGAGAGTTTTATCGCTCCGCAAATGGAAGACTCAACAGGCAGTATTTATATTGATGGATCGATCGCTGGCATCGGGAAGGTCGCGGCTCCTGTCGTTTTAACGGTAGAGGAAGGACGCCTCGTCGATGCTTCGGGGGAAGATGGAGCGCGCTTGCTGGAGCTACTAGGAAAAGAAGATGGAAGGTGCATCGCCGAGTTTGGTATCGGAACCAACACGCATGCACGCGTCACCGGTAACATTCTTGAGGATGAAAAGGCGTATGGGACGATTCACGTCGCCTTTGGTTCGAACAAAACCTTTGGCGGAACGATCGATGCCGGTGTCCATCTAGATTGTGTGACACTTACGCCTACTGTGCACTTTGGCGATACACTTGTCGTAGATCAAGGACAGGTGCTTGATACGGTAAACTAAACGTTAGGGAGTGGAGTGTATGAAAGGGTCGGTTGATACGGCGTACCACACATGGGCAAACGCAACATTGTTTGCCCATGTGCAGACACTGCCAGAAGGTATTGCAGAGAAGGAGATTGAAGGCACTTTTTCGTCGATCTTAGAGGTCGTTAAACATATGTATTTAATGGACATGACGTGGTTAAAAACGATCGATGGCGAAGAATTCATAACTGTGAAAGCCTCCGTCGATACTGAAAAGGAAGCGTTAAGGAGCGTATCTTTTCAAGACCTCGTCACTTTGTATGAGAGCTTTCTAAATAAAAGTCTCAAAAAACTTAGCCTTGAGGAAAAGAAAAGCATTGAGCTCACTCATCCCGCCTACGGAACGAAACCTTGGCCTGTTGAAACAATTTTAGGTCATGTGATTAACCACGGGACGTATCATCGCGGCAATATCTCCGCTATGCTCCATCAGCTAGGTTACGCTGGGGTTCCTCTCGATTATATTTATTATTTGTATCGTTAAACGACAGTATGAAAAAGGGTTGTCTCAAAGGTCATGATCATGACTTTCGGACAACCCTGTTTTATTTTCACCTAATATCGTCAGGAATGAATTGAAAATGGGGGTAATCCTTAAATTGCGGCCAATCGCCGCCCCATTCAAAGCCGAGACCCTTTGCAATGGCGACAACCTCCATCCAGTCCGAGGTTCCATTTTGGTTGCCGTCGCGTTCCAAATCCCAAACGACATTGCCATCTGGTATTTTTAGCGCGAAGTCGATCGCTAATCCATAATTGTGTAAGGATTCTCCGCCTTTTGCATGCGTCACTATATTTCCGGGGGCTGTACGTCCTTTGGCATAGATCCGGTCTTGCTCTTCAACTGAACGGTAACCATCCGTAATTAAGATAGGAATACCAATAGCAAGCGTTTGTTCAATCAAACGATTTTTCTTTTCTTCCACTGCTGGATGCAATCCTTTGGCAGGAGCTTCTTCTTTTAATTGTTCTAACAGCGGTTGCCTCGAAAAAGGCATATCGCTGGGGGCGCAATAGCGGACAAAAATGACAATGCAAATAACACAAAGCATTAAAAATAATATGCGTGAAAACGGCATGCTGATCTCTCCGAATCGTAGGGTGGATGGTACCTATGTTCAGTGTAGTGGAGTTGGAGGAAACATTAAAGCATTGAATGCTGGTCTCTGTGGTGAATACTGTTAACTTGCGCCTCTTTGTCACGGGATGTTCAATTTTGACGTATGAGTGCTAGCCTTCATTGTCCATACTGGTGGCAACTACAAAAAAGGTGTGATTCCCGTTGACCTATGTTCGCTACAGTATATTGACGATCGTTTTCTTGTGCCTCCTTACAGCTTGCAACCAAAATCCACAGACGGAGGAGTCCGATCCAGTGTCTGGCGATGGGCAGGATGTCGAAGCTCTTTCTGAAACGCCAGAACGTCCCTCCGCTATTGCGCAACTGATCAATACCGATAAAGATGTCATTGGCGAGGTGACATTTCACGACGTAGACGGCAAGACAAAGGTAGACATTGAAGTAGCTGGATTAAAGCCGGGCTTTCATGGGTTCCATATCCATACGGTTGGTATTTGCGAGGCAGACGCCAAAGAAGGGCCTTTCACAACTGCTGAAGGGCATTACAACCCAACACATGCAGACCACCCGAACCATGTAGGCGACTTGCCACCTTTATTCGTCACAACAGATGGAAACGCCAAGCTTACCGTACAAACGGATCGATTTTCCGGCCAAGAGCTTGTAGAGGCAGCGACAGGCATCATCATTCACGAAAAGGCTGATAACCTGTCCAATATTCCCGACCGTTATCAATCGACTGAAAAGGATACACCTGGACCGGACAAAGAAACATTAAAAGCAGGAGACGGTGGCGCGCGAGTAGCGTGTGGTGTCATCATTGCCCCATAATTGAAACGCATTGGAGAGGAGTGAACGTGACTTCTCTCTTTTTCTGTGCTCGGCCCTCATTGTTGAATACCATAGGGGGGTATGGTATGATCGACTTCAAGAGAAGAATTAACACAGACTTTTAACTTCCGTGCATTGAAAGAAAGAAGATAAATAGACAACATCCTACTTGTAAGGAGGGGTTATCATTGGAAGCTCAAAAAGAGGTGTCGTTACACATCGCTGGCATGACATGCGCTGCGTGCGCCAATCGAATTGAAAAAGGTCTTTCGAAAATAGATGGTGTGCAAAAAGCGAACGTCAACTTTGCGATAGAAAAAACACAGGTCTCCTACGACCCTGAAAGAACAAATGCACAAGCGTTTGAAGATAAAATCAAAAAGCTAGGGTATAGCGTTGTACACGATACACAAACCTTTGTTATTTCAGGCATGACCTGTGCGGCGTGTGCGAATCGGATTGAAAAACGGTTATCCAAAATGGATGGGGTGTTTAGCACCTCTGTTAATTTTAGCTTGGAGAATGTAACCAT
This genomic stretch from Aureibacillus halotolerans harbors:
- a CDS encoding DsbA family oxidoreductase, whose product is MKMVKVDIWSDVACPFCYIGKRNFERGVQMLEGEQDIEVNFRSFQLDPSAPVTTKDSVHDMLVKKYGMPLAQAKEMNQNVTQTAKQAGLRFDLDNVVLTNTMDAHRLSHFAKQQGKMNDVIEALLCAYFVEGKHVGDLSVLASIGEQAGLDKNAVRDMLAGHSFKAEVNKDQEDAKAIGMTGVPFFVINDTYAVSGAQPPEVFANALRDVTEKEKLSQDAVCTDAHRCE
- a CDS encoding GntR family transcriptional regulator, which codes for MFLNIDLNSDVAIYTQMKQQIIEGIARKELAPGAPLPSVRSLASDLGINLHTVNKAYQQLKQEGFILIHRQKGVVVHPEGVTPADSVYKELLHEQLRPLMAEAICRQMTEDDIQQLVRLTYNTIHSAGEE
- a CDS encoding DUF1648 domain-containing protein; the encoded protein is MEFFMLIVLLPLCASVIMMPYLTRKTISFGISIPEEAFQEEEITGVRKRYIKWTGLTSILLILGMMLLVKDVTDADTGRIIALSMLPLLFFIVAFWVYLKAHHKMKALKESKAWHAQQRQYATAHLTSAAERKAVYSNAWFVIPALVAMLSFVLTFLNYNQMPNPLPMKYDFAGNVTVWEEKTYKIVYLLPIIQVYMIALFVFINSMIDRAKQQIDPAHRKRSLKQQQSFRAYWSLFLLITCVLIVGLFFFLQLTYLIEVPSTLITIVPIGISTVIIIGAIVLSLITGQGGSRLRVPDSDQGIGVQRDDDRYWKLGLFYINRHDPALFLEKRMGVGWTVNLGRPTVWIVLAIILGSSLALSLWTMW
- a CDS encoding aminopeptidase is translated as MTTLQTFIPIIDNMMQKNVLATGKEHVVVLADLDKEDIGRLMFDALCQLGYACDFAVMQTRERSGEEPPATIAALMKASDICFCVCEHSLTHTEARKAASTAGTKVVTMPGITMDMFTEGAMKADYTKVKKLTAHFTEQLHRHERITIKTGPDKDHLLTLNIADRQGIPSAGVFEGRGHSGNLPSGESFIAPQMEDSTGSIYIDGSIAGIGKVAAPVVLTVEEGRLVDASGEDGARLLELLGKEDGRCIAEFGIGTNTHARVTGNILEDEKAYGTIHVAFGSNKTFGGTIDAGVHLDCVTLTPTVHFGDTLVVDQGQVLDTVN
- a CDS encoding DinB family protein, with translation MKGSVDTAYHTWANATLFAHVQTLPEGIAEKEIEGTFSSILEVVKHMYLMDMTWLKTIDGEEFITVKASVDTEKEALRSVSFQDLVTLYESFLNKSLKKLSLEEKKSIELTHPAYGTKPWPVETILGHVINHGTYHRGNISAMLHQLGYAGVPLDYIYYLYR
- a CDS encoding M15 family metallopeptidase; protein product: MPFSRILFLMLCVICIVIFVRYCAPSDMPFSRQPLLEQLKEEAPAKGLHPAVEEKKNRLIEQTLAIGIPILITDGYRSVEEQDRIYAKGRTAPGNIVTHAKGGESLHNYGLAIDFALKIPDGNVVWDLERDGNQNGTSDWMEVVAIAKGLGFEWGGDWPQFKDYPHFQFIPDDIR
- a CDS encoding superoxide dismutase family protein → MTYVRYSILTIVFLCLLTACNQNPQTEESDPVSGDGQDVEALSETPERPSAIAQLINTDKDVIGEVTFHDVDGKTKVDIEVAGLKPGFHGFHIHTVGICEADAKEGPFTTAEGHYNPTHADHPNHVGDLPPLFVTTDGNAKLTVQTDRFSGQELVEAATGIIIHEKADNLSNIPDRYQSTEKDTPGPDKETLKAGDGGARVACGVIIAP